A stretch of DNA from Endozoicomonas sp. 8E:
TCAAACGCGAAAGCCCTGTCGGTTCACAAAACAAAATACCACACCGGAGCGCAAACCTGCCCTGAGTGCCAGAAGACCCTGCCAAACGCTCAAGCCCTGTCGGATCACAAAACAAAATACCACACCGGAGCGCAAACCTGCCCTGAGTGCCAGAAGACCCTGCCAAACGCTCAAGCCCTGTCGGATCACAAAAGAAGAGACCACACCAGAGCGCAAACCTGCCCTGAGTGCCAGAAGCCTCTGCCAAACGCGAAAGCCCTGTCGGATCACAAAAGAAGAGACCACACCGGAGTGCAAACCTGTTCTCAGTGCCAGAAGACCCTGCCAAACGCTCAAGCCCTGTCGCGTCACAAAAGAAGAGACCACACCGGAGCGCAAACCTGTCCTGAGTGCCAGAAGACCCTGCCAAACGCTCAAGCCCTGTCGAGTCACAAAAGAAGAGACCACACCGGAGCGCAAACCTGCCCTGAGTGCCAGAAGACCCTGCCAAACGCTCAAGCCCTGTCGGTTCACAAAAGAAGAGACCACACCGGAGCGCAAACCTGCCCTGAGTGCCAGAAGACCCTGCCAAACGCTCAAGGCCTGTCGCGTCACAAAAGAAGAGACCACACCCGAGCACAAACC
This window harbors:
- a CDS encoding C2H2-type zinc finger protein, which translates into the protein MPKTLPNASALSVHKRRDHTGAQTCPECQKTLPNASALSVHKRRDHTGAQTCPECQKALSNAKALSVHKTKYHTGAQTCPECQKTLPNAQALSDHKTKYHTGAQTCPECQKTLPNAQALSDHKRRDHTRAQTCPECQKPLPNAKALSDHKRRDHTGVQTCSQCQKTLPNAQALSRHKRRDHTGAQTCPECQKTLPNAQALSSHKRRDHTGAQTCPECQKTLPNAQALSVHKRRDHTGAQTCPECQKTLPNAQGLSRHKRRDHTRAQTCPECQKTLPNTQALSAHKTKYHTGTQTCPECRKTLSNAQALSSHKRRDHSGAQTCPECQKTLPNAQALSVHKRRDHTGAQTCPECQKTLPNAQALSDHKRQHRKRKIAALDKDNEISPPADKVNKSDYQGKLSD